A single region of the Polymorphum gilvum SL003B-26A1 genome encodes:
- a CDS encoding ribonuclease T2 family protein yields MIRTAGTGLLAARLLALIGLALLSPAQAQHRPGDFDFYVLALSWSPTYCATAGRNADPLQCRAAKPHRFVVHGLWPQYERGWPGFCRTDRASGPSHADVTAMLDIMPSRGLVQHQWRKHGSCSGLTPAAYFEKTRQAFGKVVIPAAFSSLQQGGRIRPDAVETAFRLANPGLHDAAMAVSCTDGRLKEVLICFDRDLRFRSCRSVDRSGCRARHIDVPAPGR; encoded by the coding sequence GTGATCCGGACCGCCGGAACCGGCCTGCTGGCAGCCCGTCTGCTGGCGCTGATCGGCCTCGCACTGCTGTCTCCCGCCCAGGCACAGCACCGGCCGGGCGACTTCGATTTCTATGTCCTGGCGCTGTCCTGGTCGCCGACCTATTGCGCCACCGCGGGCCGCAACGCGGACCCGCTGCAATGCCGGGCAGCCAAGCCTCACCGCTTCGTCGTTCACGGGCTGTGGCCGCAGTACGAGCGCGGCTGGCCCGGCTTCTGCCGGACGGACCGAGCGTCCGGACCGAGCCATGCGGACGTGACGGCCATGCTCGACATCATGCCGAGCCGGGGCCTGGTCCAGCACCAGTGGCGCAAGCACGGTTCCTGTTCGGGCCTGACACCCGCCGCCTATTTCGAGAAGACCCGGCAGGCATTCGGCAAGGTGGTGATTCCGGCAGCGTTCAGCAGCCTGCAACAGGGCGGTCGCATTAGACCCGATGCCGTCGAGACGGCCTTCCGGCTGGCCAACCCGGGCCTTCACGATGCAGCGATGGCGGTCTCCTGCACCGATGGCCGGCTGAAGGAGGTCCTGATCTGCTTCGACCGGGATCTGAGGTTCAGGTCGTGCCGCTCGGTCGACCGGTCCGGCTGCCGCGCCCGGCACATCGACGTCCCCGCACCTGGACGCTGA
- a CDS encoding efflux RND transporter periplasmic adaptor subunit, whose amino-acid sequence MKDRAEKARRSIAGLFSCAADGLSGAIVIETCDFERSCLAPDSGQVRDWRRLRVGRFEGKARSCAVSWVRTQGWTARLDRKTGQKDWERTIAMRFLLRGLIGLGLFAVMVAAIGYGAWELRTALETRDVAGRMRPDERVYAANVARLDPVSVQPTIVAYGQVRSWRTLQIRATSQGPLVAMADKFRDGAAVKAGDLLVRIDPSDAQAKLFDAQAALADAQAEKAEAEEAIGSAEQELEATRQQVDLRTQAFNRQKQLMEKGYSTMAQVEQEQLSLASIQQTLSNRQQAVITARKRIERMEFAVRRAEIALAEAERVLAETTLLAPFDGLLDNVDATLGRRVSPNEALAELIDPSALEVRFTVSTAQFSRLIDADGRLLSAAVSATLQLGERVVKVPGRLDRAAAVVGEGEAGRTLFASLETSGDTVLRPGDFVTVSIAEPRLDNVARIPAAAATEDGRILVVEEGDRLSEVTLRILRRQGDDLIVAGAPFGMDYVTQRQPQLGAGLKVRPRRNEPADAAPALAGGRAPDPRAGQEGQETVELVSLDPERRAALIARLTESRMPEDRKVRLLEALNQPEVSRSLVERLEAGIGRRG is encoded by the coding sequence TTGAAAGATCGAGCAGAAAAAGCCCGGCGCTCCATCGCCGGGCTTTTTTCGTGTGCCGCTGATGGGTTAAGCGGTGCTATCGTTATTGAAACATGCGATTTCGAGCGGTCGTGCCTCGCGCCGGATTCCGGTCAAGTGCGAGACTGGCGCCGTCTCCGGGTGGGTCGTTTCGAGGGGAAGGCGAGATCCTGCGCCGTCTCCTGGGTCAGGACGCAGGGCTGGACCGCAAGACTGGACAGAAAGACTGGACAGAAAGACTGGGAGAGGACGATCGCAATGCGATTTCTGCTGCGGGGTCTGATCGGGCTCGGCCTGTTCGCCGTGATGGTCGCGGCCATCGGCTATGGCGCCTGGGAACTGCGAACCGCGCTCGAAACCCGCGACGTGGCCGGCCGGATGCGTCCGGACGAGCGGGTCTATGCCGCAAATGTCGCACGCCTAGACCCCGTCAGCGTTCAACCGACGATCGTCGCCTACGGCCAGGTCAGGAGCTGGCGGACGCTGCAGATCAGGGCGACGTCCCAAGGTCCGTTGGTCGCCATGGCCGACAAGTTCCGGGACGGTGCCGCCGTCAAGGCGGGGGATCTGCTGGTGCGCATCGATCCTTCCGATGCGCAGGCCAAGCTCTTCGACGCCCAGGCCGCCCTTGCCGATGCCCAGGCGGAAAAGGCCGAGGCGGAGGAGGCCATCGGCAGCGCAGAGCAGGAACTTGAGGCGACCCGGCAGCAGGTCGATCTCCGGACACAGGCATTCAACCGCCAGAAGCAGCTGATGGAGAAGGGCTATTCCACAATGGCGCAGGTGGAGCAGGAGCAACTGAGCCTCGCCTCCATTCAGCAGACGTTGAGCAATCGTCAGCAGGCGGTGATCACCGCGCGCAAGCGGATCGAGCGTATGGAATTCGCCGTCCGGCGCGCCGAAATCGCTCTGGCGGAGGCCGAGCGCGTCCTGGCGGAGACCACGCTTTTGGCGCCGTTCGACGGATTGCTCGACAATGTCGACGCCACGCTCGGCCGGCGCGTCAGCCCCAACGAGGCGCTTGCCGAACTGATCGATCCGAGCGCCCTCGAAGTGCGGTTCACCGTGTCGACGGCGCAGTTCTCCCGCCTGATCGACGCCGATGGCCGACTGCTGTCGGCTGCCGTCTCCGCGACGCTCCAGTTGGGCGAACGCGTCGTCAAGGTGCCGGGCCGGCTCGACCGGGCCGCAGCGGTGGTCGGAGAGGGCGAGGCGGGCCGTACCCTGTTCGCGAGCCTGGAGACGAGCGGCGACACGGTGCTGAGGCCCGGAGATTTCGTGACGGTCAGCATCGCCGAACCGAGGCTCGACAACGTCGCGCGGATTCCGGCCGCGGCTGCGACCGAGGACGGTCGCATTCTCGTGGTTGAGGAGGGCGATCGACTCAGCGAGGTCACCCTGCGCATCCTGCGCCGGCAAGGCGACGACCTGATCGTGGCTGGAGCGCCCTTCGGTATGGACTACGTCACCCAGCGACAGCCGCAGCTCGGCGCGGGCCTCAAGGTCCGTCCGAGGCGAAACGAGCCCGCCGATGCCGCTCCGGCGCTGGCTGGCGGGCGGGCGCCGGACCCTCGCGCGGGGCAAGAAGGGCAAGAAACGGTCGAACTGGTCTCGCTCGATCCGGAACGCCGCGCCGCCCTCATCGCCCGCTTGACCGAGAGCCGGATGCCGGAAGACCGCAAGGTGAGGCTTCTGGAGGCGCTGAACCAGCCGGAGGTGTCCCGGTCTTTGGTGGAACGCCTGGAAGCGGGCATCGGAAGAAGAGGCTAG
- a CDS encoding GNAT family N-acetyltransferase — protein MPLEIRPARTDDLTRLLEINNASTPGVNGLDAHGLSTLAGSALQCLVAVAAGEPVAFLLCLGEGTDYDSRNYRWFCERLARFAYIDRICVAPEGRGGAIGHRLYAALADRLAGSGLDMVCEVNERPPNPGSLRFHARLGFREVGRQDHGDKAVVYLRHPTGVVPALPAAVAERTG, from the coding sequence ATGCCCCTCGAAATCCGGCCCGCACGAACGGACGACCTGACCCGGCTGCTGGAGATCAACAACGCGTCAACGCCCGGCGTGAACGGCCTCGACGCACACGGCCTCAGCACGCTCGCCGGCTCCGCCCTGCAATGCCTGGTCGCCGTCGCAGCCGGGGAACCGGTCGCGTTCCTGCTCTGCCTCGGCGAAGGCACGGACTACGACAGCCGGAACTATCGGTGGTTCTGCGAACGTCTTGCCCGCTTCGCCTATATCGACCGCATCTGTGTGGCGCCCGAGGGGCGCGGCGGTGCGATCGGCCATCGTCTCTATGCCGCCTTGGCCGACCGGCTTGCCGGATCGGGTCTGGACATGGTCTGCGAGGTCAACGAACGCCCGCCCAATCCCGGATCGCTGCGCTTTCACGCCCGGCTCGGCTTCCGGGAGGTCGGCAGGCAGGACCATGGCGACAAGGCCGTCGTCTATCTCCGGCATCCGACCGGCGTGGTCCCGGCGCTCCCTGCGGCAGTTGCGGAGCGGACCGGATGA
- a CDS encoding SDR family oxidoreductase yields the protein MANHPATALITGASSRIGAAIATDLASNGWSVVLHAHRSLDKVRDLENRILGAGGTASVICADLTDPDQLSDVLARASAPFGVPDLVVNNASIFETDGIGDLDGDRFDRHFAIHVKAPCVLADSLAATLPADRKGLIVNMIDQRVWKLTPQYLSYTLSKAAMWAATQTLAQALAPRIRVNAIGPGPSFRNERQTEDDFRRQTQAVLLRHGPDPAEFGRTVRFLWDAASMTGQMIALDGGQHLAWETADVVGVGE from the coding sequence ATGGCCAATCATCCCGCGACTGCGCTGATCACCGGCGCCTCGAGCCGCATCGGCGCCGCGATCGCAACCGACCTCGCGAGCAACGGCTGGTCCGTGGTGCTGCACGCCCATCGCTCGCTCGACAAGGTGCGCGACCTCGAGAACCGGATACTCGGCGCCGGCGGCACGGCGAGCGTGATCTGCGCCGACCTCACCGATCCGGACCAGCTCTCCGACGTCCTCGCCCGGGCGAGCGCGCCGTTCGGCGTTCCGGACCTGGTCGTCAACAATGCCTCGATCTTCGAAACGGACGGTATCGGCGATCTGGACGGGGACCGCTTCGACCGGCATTTCGCCATCCACGTCAAGGCCCCCTGCGTCCTTGCCGACAGCCTTGCCGCTACTCTGCCGGCCGACCGGAAGGGACTGATCGTCAACATGATCGACCAGAGGGTCTGGAAGCTGACGCCGCAATATCTCAGCTACACGCTGTCCAAGGCGGCGATGTGGGCGGCGACGCAGACGCTCGCCCAGGCGCTCGCGCCGCGCATCCGCGTCAACGCCATCGGCCCGGGGCCGAGCTTCAGGAACGAGCGCCAGACCGAAGACGACTTCCGCCGGCAGACCCAGGCGGTGCTCCTGCGCCACGGCCCCGATCCGGCGGAATTCGGCCGGACCGTCCGGTTTCTCTGGGACGCCGCGTCGATGACCGGCCAGATGATCGCCCTCGACGGCGGCCAGCACCTGGCCTGGGAAACCGCGGACGTCGTCGGCGTGGGGGAATGA
- a CDS encoding calcium/sodium antiporter, whose protein sequence is MLFSYVSLIGGLAALIVAGDILVRGSVGIALRLGIPNLIIGLTIVAFGTSAPELVISLQAAFAGSGGIAIGNVVGSNIANVLMVLGMPALIAATPCGEKGATRNALFMVAVTVIFIVLCFNSPLSLLSGLVLLALLALFLGDSVRATRSHRKAVRENGNGSETTDDLPEEVEDVPQSAVTATIYIVLGLIGLPLGAHFVIEGATDVARSWGVTDAVIALTVIALGTSLPELATTMMAAVRNQGAVAIGNVIGSNVFNLLAIIGITAAVVPVDVAPEFLRLDVWIMLACAVLLLFLAARKVELRRFSGLALVGAYCLYIFVVYWMGKVA, encoded by the coding sequence ATGCTTTTCAGTTACGTTAGCCTTATCGGAGGACTCGCTGCACTCATCGTTGCCGGCGACATCCTGGTACGAGGCTCGGTCGGCATCGCGCTGCGGCTCGGCATCCCCAATCTGATCATCGGCCTGACCATCGTCGCCTTCGGCACCTCGGCACCGGAACTGGTGATTTCCCTGCAGGCGGCGTTTGCCGGTTCCGGCGGTATCGCCATCGGCAACGTTGTCGGCTCCAACATCGCGAACGTGCTGATGGTCCTTGGCATGCCGGCCCTGATCGCGGCCACGCCCTGCGGCGAGAAAGGTGCGACTCGCAATGCGCTGTTCATGGTCGCCGTGACCGTCATCTTCATCGTCCTGTGCTTCAACAGCCCGCTGTCGCTGCTGAGCGGCCTCGTCCTGCTGGCCCTCCTCGCGCTGTTCCTCGGCGACTCCGTCCGCGCGACACGGAGCCACCGCAAGGCGGTCCGCGAGAATGGCAACGGGAGCGAAACCACTGACGACCTGCCGGAAGAGGTCGAAGACGTGCCACAGTCGGCGGTCACGGCCACCATCTACATCGTTCTTGGGCTGATCGGATTGCCGCTGGGCGCCCATTTCGTCATCGAGGGCGCGACGGACGTCGCGCGCAGCTGGGGCGTCACCGACGCGGTGATCGCCCTGACCGTGATCGCCCTCGGCACGTCGTTGCCGGAACTTGCCACGACTATGATGGCCGCTGTCCGCAACCAGGGTGCGGTGGCGATCGGCAACGTAATCGGCTCGAACGTGTTCAACCTACTGGCGATCATCGGCATCACCGCCGCGGTGGTTCCGGTCGACGTGGCTCCGGAGTTCCTGCGGCTCGACGTCTGGATCATGCTGGCCTGCGCCGTGCTCCTGCTGTTCCTTGCCGCGCGCAAGGTCGAACTCCGGCGTTTTTCCGGTCTGGCCCTTGTCGGCGCCTACTGCCTGTACATTTTTGTCGTCTACTGGATGGGTAAGGTGGCCTGA
- a CDS encoding 23S rRNA (adenine(2030)-N(6))-methyltransferase RlmJ, which yields MNYRHAYHAGNIGDVLKHAVLASCLVYLRRKEAPFRVIDTHAGIGSYDLRSEETTRTGEWQQGIGRILAAAPPAPVAALLAPWLDVVRAANPADVLETYPGSPALARALLRRQDRLTLTELHPLDHQILAARFAGDRQVKVIHLDGWLALGSFVPPKEKRGLVLIDPAFEVPDEFERLADGVIRAWKRWSSGVYAAWYPLKDAKAVRRFHAALVEAGLRDVLALELSVGRSGPDLPMRGSGMVVVNPPYTLAADMRLVLPWICDVLAQGPGAGWRVDTLAGE from the coding sequence ATGAACTATCGCCACGCCTATCACGCCGGCAATATCGGCGATGTCCTCAAGCACGCGGTCCTCGCCAGCTGCCTCGTCTATCTGCGCCGCAAGGAGGCCCCCTTCCGCGTGATCGACACCCATGCCGGCATCGGCAGCTACGATCTGCGCTCGGAGGAAACCACAAGAACCGGCGAATGGCAGCAGGGCATCGGCCGCATTCTGGCGGCGGCGCCGCCCGCGCCGGTGGCCGCGCTGCTCGCGCCCTGGCTCGACGTCGTCCGCGCCGCGAATCCCGCCGATGTTCTTGAGACCTATCCGGGCTCTCCGGCGCTGGCCCGGGCGCTCCTGCGCCGGCAGGACCGGCTCACCCTGACCGAACTGCATCCCCTGGACCACCAGATCCTTGCGGCACGCTTCGCGGGGGATCGCCAGGTCAAGGTGATCCACCTCGACGGCTGGCTTGCCCTCGGCAGCTTCGTGCCGCCGAAGGAGAAGCGCGGCCTGGTGCTGATCGACCCGGCCTTCGAGGTCCCCGACGAGTTCGAACGCTTGGCCGACGGCGTGATCAGAGCCTGGAAACGCTGGAGCAGCGGTGTCTATGCCGCCTGGTATCCGCTCAAGGACGCCAAGGCGGTCCGCCGTTTCCACGCGGCACTGGTCGAGGCCGGGCTGCGCGACGTCCTCGCGCTCGAACTCAGCGTCGGCCGGAGCGGCCCGGATCTGCCGATGCGGGGATCGGGCATGGTCGTCGTCAATCCGCCCTACACGCTTGCCGCCGACATGCGGCTCGTTCTGCCCTGGATCTGTGACGTTCTGGCCCAGGGGCCGGGGGCCGGCTGGCGGGTGGATACCCTCGCCGGAGAATGA
- a CDS encoding cold-shock protein: MKFFKSDKGFGFITPDNGEADVFVHISAVERSGFTTLDSGQRVSFETEPDRRGKGPKAVNLQALEGEAGGENEDSDGYDD, translated from the coding sequence GTGAAGTTCTTCAAGTCCGACAAGGGCTTCGGCTTCATCACGCCGGACAATGGCGAAGCCGACGTATTCGTCCATATTTCGGCCGTCGAACGCTCCGGCTTCACGACGCTCGACAGCGGCCAGCGCGTATCCTTCGAGACCGAGCCGGATCGGCGCGGCAAAGGCCCGAAGGCCGTCAACCTCCAGGCCCTGGAAGGGGAAGCTGGCGGCGAGAACGAAGACAGCGACGGCTACGACGACTGA
- a CDS encoding efflux RND transporter permease subunit, with product MRSPGGARFGSLLDYMVRHGTAANLLLVLMLIGGIAAGLKIRTQYFPDVVNETVTVSVKWSGAGPDDMDRAVVEVLAPGLLAIDGVEEASSVAREGSARLILEFEAGWDMAAAAEDVKTVVDQNRSNLPEGADLPVVTRGAFRDRVTNVVLYGPVDIDQLVRLADDLQTRLFRAGVTNTTLRGVADPIIRVTAREATLIRHDLTLRDIADAIRTEIEASPAGDIASGAARLRAGQNRRSEQDLGDIALRSQAGGEKLVLRAVTDIVTEGVESGLAFSHKGMPAVVLRVDRSAEGDTIKIQRTVEQVVGELQPSLPSGVVVTLTETRSQAIIDRLNILVENGLFGLALVLGFLFLFLSARTAFWVAAGIPVAMAATIGIMYASGLTLNMMSLFALIICLGIVVDDAIVVGEHADFLARKGHSPTEAASLAARRMTAPVISASITTIIAFSALAAIDGRFGSLIQDIPFTVGVVLVASLIESFLILPAHMRHALAAGAKKATWYDAPNRVFNRGFRWFTERVVRRSMRVVVFLRYPVIGLCVMLLLVSASLHAGGTVPWRFFNSPERNVVSANIAMMPGATRDDTRAMIAEMERALDVVNARYAAEYGREPVLFSLAQVGGSAGWGFRAGETKDPDQLGGLDIELIDPDLRPYSAFKFLGDWQREVTTGPLLETLSLRGMHSGPGGDAIDVRLYGATTEILKAAAESLKQSLSALPGVGGLEDTMAFDKAEITVTLTPKGEALGFRSDLVARELRDRLEGVEVAEFPLDRRTAKVKVNLPDEETGASFLYETRLRSPGGAYVALGEIVRIESASGFASVRRENGLRTIRVTGDVSGDDPDAAQAVSRALRQDLLPGLAETYGVDSELGGLAKQERDFLNDALIGLGLCLAGIYLTLAWIFESWTRPIVIMLVIPFGAIGMVWGHHWHGLPLSMFSIIGFIGMAGIIINDSIVLVTTIDEKRSTAPFQTALIDGVCDRLRAVILTSATTVFGLAPLLFETSRAAQFLLPTVITLAYGLGFGLVLVLILTPALLAVQHDIGRALRSGRRLAALAGRRRKPLGVR from the coding sequence ATGCGCTCTCCCGGCGGTGCCCGCTTCGGGTCCCTCCTCGACTACATGGTCCGGCACGGCACGGCGGCGAACCTGCTGCTGGTGCTGATGCTGATCGGCGGGATCGCGGCCGGTCTGAAAATCCGGACGCAGTACTTTCCCGATGTGGTCAACGAGACGGTCACCGTCAGCGTGAAGTGGTCGGGGGCAGGGCCCGACGACATGGACCGGGCCGTGGTCGAGGTGCTGGCGCCCGGACTGCTTGCGATCGACGGCGTCGAGGAGGCAAGTTCGGTCGCCAGAGAGGGCTCGGCGCGCCTGATCCTCGAATTCGAGGCCGGCTGGGACATGGCCGCCGCGGCCGAGGACGTCAAGACCGTCGTCGATCAGAACCGCTCGAACCTCCCTGAAGGGGCCGACCTGCCGGTGGTGACGCGCGGTGCATTCCGTGACAGGGTGACGAATGTCGTCCTCTACGGGCCGGTCGACATCGACCAACTGGTGCGTCTTGCCGACGACCTGCAGACTCGGTTGTTCCGGGCCGGCGTCACCAACACCACGCTGCGCGGGGTTGCCGATCCGATCATCCGCGTGACCGCGCGCGAGGCGACCCTGATCCGCCATGACCTGACGCTGCGCGACATCGCCGATGCCATCCGGACCGAGATCGAAGCCTCTCCCGCCGGCGATATCGCCTCGGGCGCCGCCCGGTTGAGGGCCGGCCAGAACCGGCGCAGCGAACAGGATCTCGGTGATATCGCGCTGCGCTCGCAGGCCGGCGGCGAGAAGCTGGTGCTGCGTGCCGTGACCGACATCGTGACGGAAGGCGTCGAATCCGGGCTCGCCTTCTCCCACAAGGGCATGCCGGCGGTGGTGCTGCGCGTCGACCGCAGCGCAGAAGGCGACACCATCAAGATCCAGCGCACGGTCGAGCAGGTGGTTGGCGAACTGCAGCCATCCCTGCCCAGCGGGGTGGTCGTCACGCTGACCGAAACCCGGTCCCAGGCCATCATCGACCGGCTGAACATCCTGGTCGAGAATGGTCTGTTCGGGCTCGCCCTCGTGCTCGGATTCCTGTTCCTGTTCCTGTCGGCACGCACCGCCTTCTGGGTCGCCGCCGGGATCCCGGTCGCCATGGCGGCGACCATCGGCATCATGTACGCCAGCGGCCTGACGCTGAACATGATGTCCCTGTTCGCACTGATCATCTGCCTCGGCATCGTGGTCGACGACGCGATCGTCGTCGGCGAGCATGCCGACTTTCTCGCCCGCAAGGGGCATTCACCGACCGAGGCTGCCAGCCTTGCGGCCCGTCGGATGACCGCTCCTGTGATCAGCGCGTCGATCACCACCATCATCGCCTTCTCGGCGCTGGCAGCGATCGACGGCCGGTTCGGCTCGCTCATCCAGGACATCCCGTTCACGGTCGGCGTCGTGCTCGTCGCAAGCCTGATCGAATCGTTCCTGATCCTGCCGGCGCACATGCGCCATGCCCTTGCGGCGGGAGCGAAGAAGGCGACCTGGTACGATGCGCCGAACCGGGTCTTCAACCGTGGCTTCCGCTGGTTCACCGAGCGCGTCGTGCGCCGGTCCATGCGCGTCGTCGTGTTCCTGCGCTACCCGGTGATCGGCCTGTGCGTCATGCTGCTGCTGGTCTCCGCATCGCTTCATGCCGGCGGTACAGTGCCCTGGCGTTTCTTCAACTCACCGGAGCGTAATGTGGTCAGCGCCAACATCGCCATGATGCCCGGCGCGACCCGGGACGACACCAGGGCTATGATCGCCGAGATGGAGCGCGCCCTGGATGTGGTCAATGCACGCTACGCCGCCGAATACGGCCGGGAGCCGGTTCTCTTCTCCCTCGCCCAGGTTGGCGGCAGCGCCGGATGGGGTTTCCGGGCAGGCGAGACGAAGGATCCGGATCAGCTCGGCGGTCTGGACATCGAGCTGATCGACCCGGACCTGCGCCCTTATTCCGCCTTCAAGTTCCTCGGCGACTGGCAGCGCGAGGTGACGACGGGTCCGTTGCTCGAGACGCTGTCGCTGCGCGGCATGCATTCCGGTCCCGGCGGCGATGCCATCGACGTGCGCCTCTACGGCGCCACGACCGAGATCCTCAAGGCGGCGGCCGAGAGCCTGAAGCAGTCGCTGTCGGCGCTGCCCGGCGTCGGTGGTCTCGAAGACACGATGGCCTTCGACAAGGCGGAGATCACCGTCACCCTGACGCCGAAGGGCGAAGCGCTCGGCTTCCGCAGCGACCTGGTCGCACGCGAGTTGCGCGACCGCCTGGAGGGCGTGGAGGTGGCCGAATTCCCGCTCGACCGGCGCACGGCGAAGGTCAAGGTCAACCTGCCGGACGAGGAGACGGGCGCGTCCTTCCTTTATGAGACCCGGCTCAGGTCGCCGGGCGGCGCCTATGTGGCGCTCGGCGAGATCGTGCGCATCGAAAGTGCCAGCGGCTTCGCCTCGGTGCGGCGCGAGAACGGCCTGCGCACGATTCGGGTCACGGGCGACGTGTCCGGCGACGATCCGGATGCTGCTCAGGCGGTCAGCCGCGCACTCAGGCAGGACCTTCTGCCGGGGCTGGCCGAGACCTATGGCGTGGACAGCGAACTCGGCGGCCTTGCCAAGCAGGAAAGGGACTTCCTGAACGATGCGCTGATCGGGCTCGGTCTGTGCCTTGCCGGCATCTACCTGACGCTGGCCTGGATTTTCGAATCCTGGACGCGGCCGATCGTGATCATGCTGGTCATTCCGTTCGGGGCGATCGGCATGGTCTGGGGCCACCACTGGCACGGCCTGCCGCTCAGCATGTTTTCGATCATCGGTTTCATCGGCATGGCCGGCATCATCATCAACGATTCCATCGTGCTGGTGACAACGATCGACGAGAAGCGCAGTACCGCGCCGTTCCAGACTGCGCTCATTGACGGGGTCTGCGACCGGCTGCGGGCGGTGATCCTGACCAGCGCGACGACCGTCTTCGGCCTGGCCCCGCTGCTGTTCGAGACCAGCCGCGCCGCGCAGTTCCTGCTTCCGACCGTCATCACGCTGGCCTATGGTCTCGGTTTCGGCCTGGTGCTGGTGCTGATCCTGACACCTGCCCTGCTGGCCGTCCAGCATGACATCGGCCGTGCCCTGCGGTCCGGCCGACGTCTTGCCGCGCTGGCCGGCAGGCGGCGCAAGCCGCTCGGCGTGCGCTGA
- a CDS encoding glutathione S-transferase family protein, which translates to MLILRSSPASPFGRKVKIAASVLGLLDRIAVEAADTTDPADSIRNQNPLGKIPALILEDGKVLYDSRVIVEYLDHLAGGGRIIPAAPQRFDVLRLQALADGICDASILRVYEKRFRPEERRHPDWVDYQAAKVDRALDALEADQPARVDAAGGVDIGQIAVACALGYLDLRFKGAWRAGHPGLVAWLDAFEAAVPLFAKTRVEPVDW; encoded by the coding sequence ATGCTCATCCTGCGTTCGTCACCGGCTTCGCCCTTCGGCCGCAAGGTCAAGATCGCCGCCAGCGTTCTCGGCCTGCTGGACCGCATCGCCGTCGAGGCGGCAGACACGACCGATCCCGCCGATTCCATCCGCAACCAGAACCCGCTCGGCAAGATCCCGGCCCTGATCCTGGAAGACGGCAAGGTGCTCTACGACAGCCGCGTGATCGTCGAGTATCTGGACCATCTCGCCGGCGGTGGGCGGATCATCCCGGCCGCACCGCAGCGCTTCGACGTGCTGCGCCTCCAGGCGCTCGCCGACGGCATCTGCGACGCCTCGATCCTGCGGGTCTACGAGAAGCGGTTCCGGCCGGAAGAACGGCGGCATCCAGACTGGGTCGACTATCAGGCCGCCAAGGTCGACAGGGCGCTGGACGCGCTGGAGGCCGACCAGCCGGCGCGTGTGGACGCGGCCGGCGGGGTCGACATCGGTCAGATCGCCGTCGCCTGCGCTCTCGGTTATCTCGATCTGCGCTTCAAGGGCGCCTGGCGCGCCGGCCATCCCGGTCTGGTCGCCTGGCTTGACGCCTTCGAGGCGGCCGTGCCGCTGTTCGCCAAGACGCGGGTCGAACCGGTCGACTGGTGA
- a CDS encoding outer membrane protein: MKSLAAAGVSIAVLAGASLPAFAADLPQPAQPVIYDNQVSSARFDWSGFYFGGNLGWGWGQFTTNSALTGRFNSDASGVNGGVHAGYNHAITPNIIAGLEADFQLSDLEKRRSVAGVGVKTSSDWNSTIRGRLGYAFDRFMIYGTGGLAIADLEVAAAGSKGNETAIGWTLGAGIEGAVTDNVTARLEYLYQDFGRESFTLGGTRYRTDLDASIARFGVSYKF; this comes from the coding sequence ATGAAGAGTCTCGCCGCCGCAGGGGTTTCGATCGCCGTTCTCGCCGGTGCATCCCTTCCGGCCTTCGCAGCCGACCTTCCGCAGCCGGCGCAACCGGTTATCTACGACAATCAGGTCTCCTCCGCCCGCTTCGACTGGAGCGGCTTCTATTTCGGCGGCAACCTGGGCTGGGGCTGGGGTCAGTTCACCACCAATTCGGCGCTGACCGGTCGCTTCAACAGCGATGCAAGCGGCGTCAATGGCGGCGTGCACGCGGGCTACAACCACGCGATCACGCCGAACATCATCGCCGGCCTGGAAGCGGACTTCCAACTCAGCGATCTGGAAAAGCGCCGCTCCGTCGCCGGTGTCGGCGTCAAGACCTCGTCCGACTGGAATTCTACTATCCGCGGCCGTCTGGGCTATGCCTTCGACCGGTTCATGATCTACGGCACCGGCGGTCTTGCGATCGCGGATCTGGAGGTCGCTGCCGCCGGTTCGAAGGGCAACGAGACCGCGATCGGCTGGACGCTTGGCGCCGGCATCGAAGGCGCGGTGACCGACAACGTGACGGCGCGCCTGGAATACCTGTATCAGGACTTCGGCCGCGAGAGCTTCACGCTTGGCGGCACGCGCTATCGCACCGATCTGGATGCCAGCATCGCGCGCTTCGGTGTCAGCTACAAGTTCTGA